A region of the Candidatus Polarisedimenticolia bacterium genome:
CTTCCGGCACCTGTTCAATAATTGTCTGTATCTGCCCACGCAACGAATAGACCCCCAGCACCAGCGCGCACACTACCGCCACCAGCACGACAATGGCACCCAGCACGCGAGGGATTTTGATCCTCTCGAGCCACCCGACGAGCGGATTCAGGGTGTAGGAAAAGAAGATCCCGAGCATCAGGGATATAACGAAACTCTGCGCCCACTTTAGAACGAGCACCACAGCGACCGTAGCCAGGATGCCGAGCGCCAGGCCCCGGGCGTCCACAGACATGCGGACGGTCGACCGCGTCGCGTCCGACGTGGGCGTCCCTTGCATGATCAAAGCTTCTTCGGAGCGATTTGCCGATTCGCCCGCGGTGGGATCGGGATTCGCGGCTGTGGCTGGAATGGGAGCGCTGCTCATGGCATCTTGGGCCACACGGGGTCTCCTTTCATGGGTGAGGCCGGCCCCGCGGGCTCGTCGTCCTTGGAACTCCCCGGCCCCTCCCACTCTTCGATGACCATCCCTCCAGAGCATGAATGAGATGATCCTTTCCTTGAGGACTTAGGTACTCATGATTCGCTTTCCAGCTCGTCGATTTTTCACGTTTCCCTTGCCACCGGGTTTCTGTGCGGCCCTTTTTTTGGCCGCCGTCATTCTTCCGCCACGACTCTTTTTAGCCATTTTCTAGCCTCCTCTTGCTGAGAGAACGTTTTCACTCCGACATGGTAAGGGGCGGAGCTGAAGAAGCGCCATGGGGTCTTTGCCCCATCTGCTTCTCCTGTCCTTCCGGCGAGCAACCTAGACAAAAAGAGCCCGACCGCGCTTGGCGATCGGGCTCTATCAGACAACCGGATGCTCTAATCAGCTTCCGGTGGCCTCGCCGCGGGCGCGGAGACGCAGGGGGAGGCGCAGGAGCGCCTGGCAGCCTGGCGTGAGAAGCCATGATTTTGGCGCATTCGAGCACTGATCGCAGAGGCCCGGACTTCTATGCTGGCACTGTTCGACGAGCGATCAAGGAGCCGCGAGATGAGTTCACGGAAATCGGCGAGCTCGGCAGCTGCCCGCCTTGGTGTCGCGGGCGGTCCCCAGTCGGGGGTCAGCCGGATGGGTTACAGGCTCAAAGACCGAAGCAGCTCGGTCTCCAGATATTTTTCGGAAATTCGCGAGTTTCCCATTCTCTCCCGGAGAGAGGAGCAGGAGCTGGCGGCATCGCTCGCCGGCAAGGATCAGACAGAGGCGATCAACAAGCTGGTCGAGTCGAACCTGGCCTTCGTGGTGAGCGTCGCAGCGGATTTTCGAAATTCCGGTCTTTCCTTCGAAGACCTCATCAATGAAGGCAATGTCGGCCTGGTCGAAGCGGCCCGCCACTTTGATCCGAGCCGGGGAAACCGGTTCATCAGCTACGCGGTGTGGTGGATAAAGAAGTCAATCCATCTGGCCCTCTATCGCGATTCCCACGCGGTTCGAATCCCCAAGTACCAGATCGACCGGGCACGACAAGTCGGCGCCACCCAGCGTGACCTTGCCAGGAAGCTGGGGAGGAAGCCCGACCGGCAGGAGGTTTCCCGGAAGCTGCAAAGCACGATAGCGAGAGTCGACGAACTCCTTCAGCTCCGGCAGGAGACCGTCTCCCTGGACGAGAAGACCGGCCGGGACAAGGACACGCCCCTCTCCGAATCCCTGGTGGACCTGAAAGCGGTGAGTCCCGAGGAGGGCCTTCTCCAGGAGGAAAGCCAGGAGTTGATCCGTCTTGCCGTCGAGACACTGACCGACCAGGAGCAGACGGTCATCATCGATCGGTTCGGTCTGCACGGTGGGAAGGCTCTCACGCTCCGGGAGATCGGAAAGCGGCTGGGAGTCACCGCCGAGCGCGTCCGTCAGATCGAAGCACAGGCGATGAGACGCCTGCGAAAGCTCATGCGAACTCAGGCAATCGCCTCCCCTTCGACGCCTCTGCGCCCTCTGTTGAGCTCCGGGAAGTAATCGCCGTGAGCCTCACCTCGGATTGAGCGCACGCTGTCACGAAGTCAGCAATTCACATAGCCCAGCATCCAGAACACGATCAGGAAGATCACGATCGTCGAAAGACATCCACCGCCGAGTTTCCAGGCCGCTGCTCCCGCCAGCAACCCGCGCAAGGGTCCTCGCATGAAAGACACTCCTCTTCAGTTCGACGAGGCGACTGACCATAGCGTCGCTAGAGACCGGGATGTCAAGTAGCAGTCCACTGATTCTATGAGATCGGATCTCCGGAGCACAGGTTCGGCGCCCGCACTCTTCGACCCGGTTCCTGCGCCCGTTTCCGGAACCGGTGGATCCCACAAACGAACATCCGGTCCCAGCCCTCCATTTCCGCGCCCAGCGAGGAGGGGTCTGGCGCTTGATCGGGGCTGGTACGGCGCTTGCTCCGCGAAGTCCAACCCTATGGGCGATCTTTTCTACGCATTCCACAAGCGCTCCTGGCCCGCCGCTGTCGTATTGGCTGCTTGCGTTGTCACGTGCGCAGCTTCGACGATGCCTGTGGACGGGACTCTAAGGGTGAGCACCGAAGGCGCCTTGCTCGCCGGCCGGATCTGGTTCCCCAGCTCCGGCCAGCCTCCCTTCGCCGCCGCGGTGCTGGTGCATGGCTCCGGCCGCATGACGCGCAACGACATGCAGTACGCGCGCGTCCGCCTGTTGTCGATGGGGATCGCCGTGCTGGGCTACGACAAGCGCGGCGTCGGAGAGTCGACGGGGGAATACGATGACGTCGGCGTGTTCACCAGCCCCGCGAGGATGCCGCTGCTCGGCAGGGACGCCCTGGCGATGCTCCGGGCTCTACGCCGCCGCGATGGCGTCAATGCCTCGCGCGTCGGATTCTTCGGCGTGAGCCAGGCCGGCTGGATTATCCCCGCGGCGCTCGGGAACGCCTCGCCCGGCGAGGTAGCCTTCGCCATCATCCAGTCGGGGCCGGCCGGCAGCGTCGGGGACGAGTATGCGTACAGCCAGGCCACGGGAGACGGAATCCGGCCGCACGATGACCTGACGCCCGAGCAGATTGACGCGCGCGTGGACGCATACGAAGGACCCGCGGGATTCGACAACCTACCCATCCTGCGCCGGGTGACGACACCCCTCCTCTGGCTGGTCGGGGAGGCCGACGAGAGCATCCCCGTACGCCACACGCTCCGAAACCTGAGAGTGCTCGCGGACCGCGGCGTGCCGATCGTGCTTCGCACCTACCCGGGGGCAAACCACTCCCTGTTCACCCCGTCAGGACCCGTGCCTTTCTGGGACGACGTGCGCGCCTGGCTGAAACAACAGCGGGTACCTCACTAGCGAGCAGGGTGCAAGCGGTCGACTCGTGAGGTAAACTCTCCCTTCAAGCAGACACTCAAGAATCGAATCCATTATCAGACGTACAATTCCAGCTTGAATCGCCTGTCCGCCATTCGCTCAGGCATGTTGTCGGGCGCGCCAGGGAGATCTGTCCTGGTCATTCGAACTGCGGGACTCACGATCCGGTTCGGGGACGTCGTCGCCGTGGACGGCCTCTCGCTGGAAGTGTGCCCGGGCGAGGTGTTCGGGGTTCTTGGCCACAACGGAGCCGGGAAGACGACCACGGTCCGGCTTCTGAACGGAATCCTCGCGCCGACCGCCGGGAAGGCGGAGGTGCTGGGCCTCGATCCGGTGCGCGACGGGCCGACACTCCGGGGGCGCACCGGGGTCCTCACCGAGGTGCCGTCGGTGGACGACCGGCTCACTGCCACGGAGAACCTGACCTTCCACGGCCGCTTCTACGCCCTCCCCTCGGCTGAGCTCTCGCGGCGGGTGAAGGCGCTTCTTGAGGAGTTCGGGCTCGCGGAGCGGGCGAAGGACCGGGTCGGGACGTACAGCAAGGGGATGCGGCAACGGCTCGCACTGGCGCGCGCCATACTCCATGACCCCGAGCTCCTCTTCCTGGACGAGCCGACCTCCGGGCTCGACCCGGTGGCGGCGCGCCAGGTCCACGAGCTCATCGGACTGCTCCGGCGGCGCGAGCGCACCATTTTCATGTGCACGCACAATCTGGTCGAGGCGCAGCGGCTCTGCGACCGCGTGGCGGTGATGCGCGCCGGCCGCATCCTGGCGATGGGATCTCCCGGAGAGCTTGGACAGCGCTACGGCGCCGTGCGGGTTGAGCTGGAGGTGGAGGCGCCCCGTGTGTCCGAGACGGTGGCCGCGCTCCGCGGCGCCGGGCACGCCGCGGCGGAGCCAATGGAATCCGGAGTCGTCGCGGTGCGTGGCGCGGGTCACGCGGATGTCCCCTCGATTCTGGAGACGCTGGTTGCCGCGCGCATCCCGGTCTACCGCGCGGGCGTGGAGCACGCGGCCCTGGAGGATGTCTACTACGCCCTGATGGGCGATGTGAGGGCCGAATGAGAAGGGCGACATGAGAGCGGCGCTGGTGCGGGCGCTGGCGGAGAAGGACCTGCTGGTGGTGCGGCGGAGCAGGCTGGTCATGCTCCCGATGGTGCTCGTGCCGCTCCTCCTCCTGGTCATCGTCCCGGGTGGGATGCTCCTGGCCGCGTACTTTGTCCCGCCGAGCGCCGGCGCCAACGACATCGCCGAGCTGCTGGCGCACCTCCCCGCCGCGCTACGCGAGAGCTTCCGCGGCTACACCGACCTCCAGATGGTGGTGGCATACGTCGCCGGGTACCTATGGGCGCCACTATTCCTCATCGTGCCGCTCCTCGTCTCCTCCGGTATCGCGGCCGACTCCTTCGCCGGCGAGCGGGAGCGAAAGACACTCGAGTCGCTCCTCTACACGCCGCTCACCGACCTGGAGCTGTTCGCAGGAAAGGTGGCCGGCGCCTGGTTCACCGCCGTCGCGGTGGCGGCAGGCGGCTTCGTCCTTTACGCCGTGACCGTGAACCTGGCTGCGTGGCCGGTGATGGGGCGGCTCTTCTTCCCCAATCTCACCTGGGTCCTTCTCCTCTTCTGGGTCGCCCCGGCGGTGGCGCTGCTCGGGCTGGGCACGGTGGTCATCCTCTCCTCCCGCGTCGCGACCGCGCATGAGGCCTTCCAGTCCGGGGGGCTGGTCGTCCTCCCGGTGGTTGTCCTCATGATCGGCCAGCTTACCGGCGTGCTCTATTTCGGCCCGCTGCTGGTGGTGGTGCTCGGCGCCGTCGTTTGGGTGCTGGCACTGCTGGTGCTCTGGATCGGTTTCCGCCGCTTCCGCCGCACGGAGCTGATCACCCGAGTGTGACACGGCGAGCGGCTGCCGCCTTGCTCGGGTGTCAAAGCAACCCTCATCTCCGCCAGCAGCAACGAGGCAGTCCCACGCCCACATCGGCGAGATAATCTTCGCCAGGAAGAGCCCGATGCGGCTCGAAGGTGGCTTACTCAGCCAGCCGGTGATGATTCGGTTCGGCTGGTCGGCGTCGGTGCCGCGGTCGACAAGCCTGGGCCTGAAATCTTTTCCCTTAACCCTCGCCGGCTCGTCCGCCGGCCAGAGTCGAAGCTCACCGCTATTTGTCGCTCAGGGAGCTGGATTCGCCGCAGCTCGAATGACCCCCCAGGCGGAGCCACCAGATCATCAAGCCCAATTCCATTCCCAGGAGCATGCCGCGTATCCCGTCGATCCGATCGGTCCAAGCGCTCGTGGCATAACGTGTCAGGAATCCGGTCGCAAAGAACAGGAGCAGGCACAACATGGCGAGCCGGAAAACAATCTTAGGCTGATGAAGAGGATTTCGAAGTGTCATCGCTTTGTCTCCAGGTCAATCGGTGAGGCGGTACCAGATCAGGACGGTCAGCTTGACCACCACGAAGGTCAAGCCGATGGCGAGCAGATCCCAGGAAAAGATGTGGTCCACGAGATAGCGCCACTCGAACAATACAATCGAGAGAGCGCTCGAGACGATGCCGGCCAGGCTGGTGGACCGTCTCCGATGCTCCAGAAATCGCTCGTCGATCACGCCCACTCCAGGAATTCTCATCGGTGCTTCTCCAGCAGAAAGATTTCTTCAATCGGCCGGGCAAAGATCTTCGCGAAGGTGAAAGCCAGCGGCAGGCTCGGCACGTAGCGATCGCGCTCGATCGAGTTGATGCTCTGACGCGAGACGCCAACCGCTTCGGCGAGCTGCTGCTGCGTCCACCCCTTCTCGACGCGCAGCTCCTTGACCCGGTTCCGTATGCGAATCGTCATGTCAAGTAAACTTTCCATCGAACTCTACACGTCACTCTCGGGCAAGTCAAGCAAACTTTACATATTCCGTACTCAATTTCGGCGGCCTGCTCACCCACGGAGTGCGAGCAGCGAAGCGGCACAACCTGAGAAACCATTCCTCGAGCCAGGCGTATGACAA
Encoded here:
- a CDS encoding AI-2E family transporter; this encodes MAQDAMSSAPIPATAANPDPTAGESANRSEEALIMQGTPTSDATRSTVRMSVDARGLALGILATVAVVLVLKWAQSFVISLMLGIFFSYTLNPLVGWLERIKIPRVLGAIVVLVAVVCALVLGVYSLRGQIQTIIEQVPE
- a CDS encoding helix-turn-helix transcriptional regulator, with the protein product MTIRIRNRVKELRVEKGWTQQQLAEAVGVSRQSINSIERDRYVPSLPLAFTFAKIFARPIEEIFLLEKHR
- a CDS encoding ABC transporter ATP-binding protein encodes the protein MDGLSLEVCPGEVFGVLGHNGAGKTTTVRLLNGILAPTAGKAEVLGLDPVRDGPTLRGRTGVLTEVPSVDDRLTATENLTFHGRFYALPSAELSRRVKALLEEFGLAERAKDRVGTYSKGMRQRLALARAILHDPELLFLDEPTSGLDPVAARQVHELIGLLRRRERTIFMCTHNLVEAQRLCDRVAVMRAGRILAMGSPGELGQRYGAVRVELEVEAPRVSETVAALRGAGHAAAEPMESGVVAVRGAGHADVPSILETLVAARIPVYRAGVEHAALEDVYYALMGDVRAE
- a CDS encoding ABC transporter permease subunit, translated to MRAALVRALAEKDLLVVRRSRLVMLPMVLVPLLLLVIVPGGMLLAAYFVPPSAGANDIAELLAHLPAALRESFRGYTDLQMVVAYVAGYLWAPLFLIVPLLVSSGIAADSFAGERERKTLESLLYTPLTDLELFAGKVAGAWFTAVAVAAGGFVLYAVTVNLAAWPVMGRLFFPNLTWVLLLFWVAPAVALLGLGTVVILSSRVATAHEAFQSGGLVVLPVVVLMIGQLTGVLYFGPLLVVVLGAVVWVLALLVLWIGFRRFRRTELITRV
- a CDS encoding RNA polymerase sigma factor RpoD/SigA, which encodes MSSRKSASSAAARLGVAGGPQSGVSRMGYRLKDRSSSVSRYFSEIREFPILSRREEQELAASLAGKDQTEAINKLVESNLAFVVSVAADFRNSGLSFEDLINEGNVGLVEAARHFDPSRGNRFISYAVWWIKKSIHLALYRDSHAVRIPKYQIDRARQVGATQRDLARKLGRKPDRQEVSRKLQSTIARVDELLQLRQETVSLDEKTGRDKDTPLSESLVDLKAVSPEEGLLQEESQELIRLAVETLTDQEQTVIIDRFGLHGGKALTLREIGKRLGVTAERVRQIEAQAMRRLRKLMRTQAIASPSTPLRPLLSSGK
- a CDS encoding prolyl oligopeptidase family serine peptidase — translated: MSTEGALLAGRIWFPSSGQPPFAAAVLVHGSGRMTRNDMQYARVRLLSMGIAVLGYDKRGVGESTGEYDDVGVFTSPARMPLLGRDALAMLRALRRRDGVNASRVGFFGVSQAGWIIPAALGNASPGEVAFAIIQSGPAGSVGDEYAYSQATGDGIRPHDDLTPEQIDARVDAYEGPAGFDNLPILRRVTTPLLWLVGEADESIPVRHTLRNLRVLADRGVPIVLRTYPGANHSLFTPSGPVPFWDDVRAWLKQQRVPH